Proteins encoded within one genomic window of Manis pentadactyla isolate mManPen7 chromosome 4, mManPen7.hap1, whole genome shotgun sequence:
- the KIF18B gene encoding kinesin-like protein KIF18B, with protein sequence MVMAVEDSVVQVMVRLRPPTPRELESQQRPVVQVVGEQVLVFDPEEPDGCLPGLKWGGTHDGPKKKGKDLTFVFDRVFGEAATQQDVFQHTTHSVLDSFLQGYNCSVFAYGATGAGKTHTMLGREGEPGIMYLTTMELYRRLEARQEEKRFEVLISYQEVYNEQIHDLLEPKGPLAIREDPDKGVVVQGLSFHQPTSAEQLLEMLTRGNRNRTQHPTDANATSSRSHAIFQVFVKQQDRVPGLTQALQVAKMSLIDLAGSERASSTHAKGERLREGANINRSLLALINVLNALADAKGRKSHVPYRDSKLTRLLKDSIGGNCRTVMIAAVSPSSLAYEDTYNTLKYADRAKEIKLSLKSNVISLDCHISQYATICQQLQAEVATLREKLRVYEVGARAPRQDLPQSPTLGPPQLPLPSQPCTLELHPGSAALQEESLGSEAEEGRVTEGNSSDQPQSPEDKDEGPAEEVPNQALRRPLLAAPGLTLQPKPDVGRPSPQALGRDCSKQLALKVLCVAQRQYSLLRAANLLTPDMITEFETLEQLVQEEKAEPGAKAPGPHGPASGASVELCSESKSPGYSGPVTRTMARQLSGLTHTLGVPPGPDCTPVQASRRPAEKRRRRRPSPWEPGSPPPPKPGTKRQRQSFLPCLRRGSLPEAQPSFRPTTPKGGRASSPCHSPRFCPATVIKSRMPLGPSAVQNCSTPLALPTRGLNTTFDLSEGPPSKMGLHECLGWDNVPQELTRLDQPFISSGPGPLFTMKGPKPTSAFPGTSARKKRRIVSSSVRSLGVAGGHSRIARLPSSTLKKPAGPLAIPEPPSSPHCPGNQMHRKELMGVGGALSAGSCTAKVS encoded by the exons ATGGTGATGGCGGTGGAGGACAGCGTGGTGCAGGTGATGGTGCGGCTCCGGCCCCCAACCCCTCGGGAGTTGGAGAGTCAGCAGCGGCCTGTGGTTCAGGTGGTGGGTGAGCAGGTGCTGGTGTTCGACCCTGAGGAGCCCGATGGGTGCCTCCCGGGCCTGAAATGGGGTGGCACCCATGATGGCCCCAAGAAGAAGGGCAAGGACCTGACATTTGTCTTTGACCGAGTATTTGGTGAGGCGGCTACCCAACAGGACGTGTTCCAACACACCACCCACAGTGTCCTAGACAGCTTCCTCCAGGGCTACAACTGCTCAG TGTTTGCCTATGGGGCCACCGGGGCTGGAAAGACACACACCAtgctggggagagagggggagcCGGGCATCATGTACCTGACCACCATGGAGCTGTACCGGCGGCTCGAGGCGCGCCAGGAGGAGAAGCGATTTGAGGTGCTCATCAGCTACCAGGAG GTGTACAATGAGCAGATCCACGACCTCCTGGAGCCCAAGGGGCCCCTTGCCATCCGTGAGGACCCTGACAAGGGGGTGGTGGTACAAGGACTTTCCTTCCACCAG CCAACCTCAGCTGAGCAGCTGCTGGAAATGCTGACCAGGGGGAACCGTAACCGCACACAGCACCCCACTGATGCCAATGCTACTTCCTCCCGCTCCCATGCCATCTTCCAG GTCTTTGTGAAGCAGCAGGACCGGGTCCCAGGTCTGACCCAGGCTCTTCAGGTGGCCAAAATGAGCCTGATTGACCTGGCTGGTTCAGAGCGGGCGTCCAGCACCCACGCGAAGGGAGAGCGGCTACGGGAGGGTGCCAACATCAACCGCTCGCTGCTGGCCCTCATCAATGTCCTTAATGCCCTGGCCGACGCAAAG GGCCGCAAGTCCCATGTGCCCTACCGGGATAGCAAACTGACGCGTCTGCTCAAGGACTCCATCGGGGGCAACTGCCGCACCGTGATGATCGCTGCCGTCAGCCCTTCCAGCCTGGCCTATGAGGACACGTACAACACCCTCAAGTATGCCGACCGGGCCAAGGAGATCAAACTCTCG CTGAAGAGCAACGTGATTAGCCTGGACTGTCACATCAGCCAGTATGCCACCATCTGCCAGCAGCTCCAGGCTGAG GTGGCCACCCTGAGAGAGAAGCTCCGAGTGTATGAGGTGGGAGCCCGGGCCCCACGACAGGACCTGCCCCAATCTCCCACACTGGGTCCTCCACAACTCCC TCTTCCTAGCCAGCCCTGCACCCTGGAGCTCCACCCAGGGTCTGCAGCCCTTCAGGAGGAGAGCCTGGGGTCAGAGGCTGAGGAAGGGAGAGTCACAGAAGGGAACTCTTCAGACCAGCCGCAGTCCCCAGAGGACAAGGACGAAGGCCCAGCAGAGGAG GTGCCAAACCAGGCCCTCAGACGCCCACTGCTAGCGGCCCCCGGCCTGACCCTGCAGCCCAAGCCAGATGTGGGAAGACCCTCACCACAGGCCCTGGGCAGGGACTGTTCCAAGCA GTTGGCCCTGAAGGTGCTGTGTGTGGCCCAGCGGCAGTACTCCCTGCTCCGCGCAGCCAACCTCCTGACCCCCGACATGATCACAGAGTTTGAGACTCTGGAGCAGCTGGTGCAAGAGGAGAAAGCTGAGCCTGGAGCAAAGGCCCCAGGCCCTCATGGACCAGCCAGTGGGGCATCTGTGGAGCTGTGTTCAGAGTCAA AGTCTCCAGGGTACTCTGGCCCTGTGACCCGGACCATGGCAAGGCAACTGAGTGGCCTCACGCACACTCTGGGGGTACCACCTGGGCCTGACTGCACCCCGGTCCAGGCTTCCCGGCGGCCagcagagaagaggaggaggaggagaccgaGCCCCTGGGAGCCAGGCAGCCCTCCACCCCCAAAACCAGGGACCAAGCGCCAGCGCCAGTCCTTCTTGCCCTGCCTGAGGAGGGGGTCCCTGCCTGAGGCTCAGCCTTCCTTCCGGCCTACCACCCCCAAAGGGGGAAGGGCCTCCTCCCCCTGCCACTCCCCTCGCTTTTGCCCAGCCACAGTTATCAAAAGCCGGATGCCCCTGGGCCCGTCTGCTGTGCAGAACTGCTCTACCCCACTGGCCCTGCCAACTCGGGGCCTCAACACCACCTTCGATCTCTCTGAGGGGCCCCCCTCAAAGATGGGTCTCCATGAGTGCCTCGGCTGGGACAATGTCCCCCAGGAGCTGACCAGGCTGGATCAGCCCTTCATCTCCAG TGGACCTGGGCCCCTGTTCACCATGAAGGGCCCCAAGCCAACATCTGCTTTCCCTGGGACCTCAGCCCGAAAGAAGAGGCGCATCGTGAG ttcCTCAGTCCGCTCATTGGGAGTCGCTGGGGGCCACAGCCGCATCGCCCGCCTCCCCAGCAGCACCTTGAAGAAGCCAGCTGGGCCCCTTGCAATCCCAG AGCCCCCTTCCAGTCCCCACTGTCCTGGCAACCAGATGCACCGGAAGGAGCTGATGGGGGTCGGGGGAGCACTGTCAGCTGGGAGCTGCACCGCCAAGGTGTCCTGA